In one Polaribacter sp. ALD11 genomic region, the following are encoded:
- a CDS encoding MmcQ/YjbR family DNA-binding protein, with product MNIEQLRDFCIAKKGVTEHFPFDEVTLVFKVMGKMFALTSLNNWEKGEEKINLKCDPDKAEELRGQYEGINPGWHMNKRLWNTVTINSSDVSGDLVKELIDHSYDLVVKGLTKNTKGIRQNIKIRNQ from the coding sequence TGCAAAAAAAGGAGTTACAGAGCATTTCCCTTTCGATGAGGTGACTCTAGTTTTTAAAGTGATGGGGAAAATGTTTGCACTTACAAGTTTGAATAATTGGGAAAAAGGAGAGGAGAAAATTAATTTAAAATGCGACCCTGATAAGGCAGAAGAATTACGAGGCCAATACGAAGGCATTAACCCTGGTTGGCACATGAATAAACGACTTTGGAATACGGTAACTATTAATTCTAGTGATGTTTCAGGTGATTTGGTGAAAGAATTAATAGATCACTCTTACGATTTGGTGGTAAAAGGATTGACAAAAAATACAAAAGGAATTAGACAAAATATTAAAATTAGAAATCAGTAA
- a CDS encoding 5-formyltetrahydrofolate cyclo-ligase yields the protein MNKVALRKLYKQKRKDLSVFQLEEFQEKIYEKIFELDFSSVKTIHIFLSIKRFSEINTGPIIDFLLLNKKVIVVSVSDFSTNKLKHFLFDNNTVIKVNSYGIPEPVNGIEIDVNKIDMVFVPLLISDEKKYRVGYGKGFYDRFLAECRTDVITIGLNFFQPIKEIVGLNKYDVALSEVIYPNS from the coding sequence ATGAATAAAGTAGCTCTTCGAAAACTATATAAGCAAAAACGTAAAGATTTGTCAGTTTTTCAACTTGAAGAATTTCAAGAAAAAATATATGAAAAAATTTTTGAGTTAGATTTTTCTTCAGTAAAAACAATTCATATTTTCCTATCAATAAAAAGATTTTCAGAAATTAATACAGGTCCTATAATAGATTTTTTATTATTAAATAAAAAGGTTATTGTAGTTAGTGTAAGTGATTTTTCTACAAATAAATTAAAGCATTTTTTGTTTGATAATAATACAGTAATTAAAGTAAATTCTTATGGGATTCCAGAGCCTGTGAATGGAATAGAAATAGATGTTAATAAGATAGATATGGTATTTGTTCCTTTATTAATTTCGGATGAAAAAAAATACAGAGTTGGTTACGGAAAAGGTTTTTATGATAGATTTCTTGCTGAATGTAGAACTGATGTAATAACTATTGGGTTAAATTTTTTTCAACCAATTAAAGAGATTGTTGGTTTGAATAAATATGACGTTGCGTTAAGTGAGGTTATATATCCTAACAGTTAG
- a CDS encoding SusC/RagA family TonB-linked outer membrane protein yields the protein MKTKFTFFLTFLFLVSVQFTVAQEKRIKGIVKEGSDPLPGVSILIKGTLKGTQTDFNGNYAIKANTGDVLVFSYVGMEAKEVTVNNSNIIDVFLEGSNLLDEIVITALGKVRKKKSVGFAQQSVEGQDLVKTNEVDINNSIAGKVSGVQALGNSGATFDGALIRLRGNSNVLYVVDGVRVQSAGDINTADIESISVLKGGAATALYGTDASGGVIIVTSSKAKQGQSIKLQLSTEMANATNILEYQNEYGGGYTQDFITLPNGELRPDYGADQSWGPKLDGTLVRHWDSWIVGDPEYGKLRPWSANPNNVKDFYETATVNKAILTFQSGGENHHLSTTIRNVSQEGILPNTERKTTQISVNADYNVTKKLTLDANINYQIRNTLNNPQLGYTGSGSFFRPNLWWQRQLDIHRLKDYKRNGQFVSWNLQSPTNPTPAYWDSPYFEFYENRNEQDKNAIFGKLALNYKVNEKLSANLQYRRTFSHFNSYKIGAFGGRGGATDPQFEETTSSRAENEVYGTMNFNDKYGDEGKIEFASTAGFQIKNETYNSTYASSVGGLTVPGFYSVETSVDRPTYNATTYKEESRAVFGNVNIGYNDIIYLDASLRADWSSTANPDNNRLITYGVSSSFIFSELLQDAGFLSFGKLRAGISSAPSFPNAYLINATYQSSGNYNGSPLFSIPSTAANPLIAGASTKESEFGLEMKFFDNKIALDLTYYNTKIEDFPRLDLLPSSTGSSTIYRNTGKETRSGFEGSLNFKPISTENFKWDVGINFATIDWKVNEIDANDDPNTPSTRRLDRTWTFNNSYVVLRDVEGESKGNIYGVKAKRDSQGRIIIDQSAGDWSENAIVREDDQLIGNFLPDLTGGLTNTIHYKDFELSASIDFQVGGDYYSQSKRWATGSGHSIETVGVNDKGNSIRDDVSNGGGIRLDGVDSVTGEPVTRYFDATAYFDRQLPAFAENLVYDASYVKLRQLSLSYNLPKEVSEKLGVDNIQTSIFGNNLWLIYAADEIDPSEIENVSGSSLGRSGAGFRWAEGAQFPSTRTFGLNLSVTF from the coding sequence ATGAAAACAAAATTTACATTTTTTTTAACATTTCTATTTCTTGTTTCTGTGCAATTTACAGTTGCACAAGAAAAAAGGATTAAAGGGATTGTTAAAGAAGGATCCGACCCGTTACCAGGTGTTAGTATTCTAATTAAAGGAACCTTAAAAGGTACACAGACAGATTTTAATGGTAATTATGCGATCAAAGCAAATACAGGGGACGTTCTTGTTTTTAGCTACGTAGGTATGGAGGCTAAAGAAGTAACTGTAAATAATTCTAATATAATTGATGTCTTTTTAGAGGGAAGTAACTTATTAGATGAAATTGTTATTACAGCTTTAGGAAAAGTAAGAAAGAAAAAATCTGTGGGTTTTGCACAACAATCTGTAGAAGGGCAAGATCTAGTAAAAACGAATGAGGTTGATATTAATAATTCAATTGCAGGTAAGGTTTCTGGAGTTCAGGCATTGGGTAATTCTGGTGCAACTTTTGATGGTGCTTTGATACGTTTACGAGGTAACTCAAACGTTCTTTACGTAGTAGACGGTGTTAGAGTGCAATCTGCAGGAGATATTAATACTGCGGATATTGAAAGCATCTCTGTTCTTAAGGGAGGGGCGGCGACAGCTTTATATGGTACAGATGCAAGTGGTGGTGTAATAATTGTTACATCTTCAAAGGCAAAACAGGGGCAATCAATAAAGTTGCAATTAAGTACAGAAATGGCAAATGCAACTAACATATTAGAATATCAAAATGAATATGGAGGAGGTTACACCCAAGATTTTATTACTTTACCAAATGGAGAGTTGCGTCCTGACTATGGGGCAGATCAGTCATGGGGGCCAAAATTAGATGGTACCTTAGTAAGACATTGGGATAGTTGGATTGTTGGAGACCCTGAATATGGGAAATTACGTCCGTGGTCGGCAAACCCTAATAATGTAAAAGATTTTTATGAAACTGCAACAGTAAATAAAGCCATACTTACGTTTCAAAGCGGAGGAGAAAACCATCACTTAAGCACAACTATTCGAAATGTAAGTCAAGAAGGTATTTTGCCGAATACTGAAAGAAAAACGACGCAGATTAGTGTAAATGCAGATTATAATGTAACTAAAAAATTAACTTTAGACGCAAATATAAATTATCAAATAAGAAATACCTTAAATAACCCTCAATTAGGATATACTGGTAGTGGTTCATTTTTTAGACCGAACTTATGGTGGCAACGTCAATTAGATATCCATAGATTGAAAGATTACAAACGTAATGGTCAATTTGTTTCGTGGAATTTACAAAGTCCAACAAACCCGACCCCTGCATATTGGGATTCTCCTTATTTTGAATTTTATGAAAATAGAAATGAACAAGACAAAAATGCAATTTTTGGTAAATTAGCCTTAAATTATAAAGTTAATGAGAAGTTAAGTGCAAATCTACAGTATCGTAGAACTTTTAGTCATTTTAATTCTTACAAGATTGGTGCTTTCGGAGGAAGAGGTGGAGCAACAGACCCTCAATTTGAAGAAACTACATCCAGTCGAGCAGAAAACGAAGTTTATGGTACAATGAATTTTAATGATAAGTATGGTGATGAAGGAAAAATTGAGTTTGCTTCTACTGCAGGGTTTCAAATAAAGAATGAAACTTATAATTCTACTTATGCTTCATCTGTTGGAGGGTTAACTGTTCCTGGTTTCTATTCAGTTGAAACTTCGGTTGACAGGCCTACCTACAATGCAACCACCTATAAAGAAGAGTCTAGAGCTGTTTTTGGGAACGTAAATATTGGCTATAATGATATTATCTATTTAGATGCTTCTCTACGTGCAGATTGGAGTTCAACTGCAAACCCTGATAATAACAGACTTATAACTTATGGTGTTTCTTCTAGTTTTATCTTTAGTGAATTATTACAAGACGCGGGGTTTTTAAGTTTTGGTAAATTAAGAGCAGGTATTTCAAGTGCTCCCTCTTTTCCAAATGCTTACCTTATAAATGCAACGTACCAAAGTTCAGGTAATTATAATGGTTCACCATTGTTTTCTATTCCAAGTACTGCTGCAAACCCTTTAATAGCAGGAGCAAGTACAAAAGAGTCTGAGTTTGGACTAGAGATGAAGTTCTTTGATAATAAGATAGCTTTAGATTTAACTTATTATAACACCAAAATAGAAGATTTTCCTCGATTAGATTTATTACCATCTTCAACAGGTAGTTCAACTATTTATAGAAATACAGGAAAAGAAACAAGAAGTGGTTTTGAAGGAAGTTTAAACTTTAAACCTATAAGTACTGAAAACTTTAAATGGGATGTTGGGATTAATTTTGCAACCATTGACTGGAAGGTAAATGAAATAGATGCGAATGATGACCCTAATACACCTTCAACTCGTAGATTAGATAGAACCTGGACATTTAACAATAGTTATGTGGTTTTAAGAGATGTAGAAGGAGAGAGTAAAGGTAATATTTATGGAGTTAAGGCAAAGAGAGATTCGCAAGGTCGTATTATTATAGATCAGTCTGCAGGTGATTGGTCAGAAAATGCAATTGTTAGAGAAGACGATCAGCTGATAGGTAATTTCTTACCAGATTTAACAGGAGGGCTTACCAATACAATCCATTACAAAGATTTTGAATTGTCTGCATCTATTGATTTTCAGGTTGGAGGAGATTATTACTCTCAATCTAAACGTTGGGCAACTGGTTCTGGACACAGTATAGAAACAGTAGGGGTAAATGATAAAGGAAATTCAATTAGAGATGATGTTTCTAATGGTGGTGGTATTCGTTTAGATGGTGTAGATTCTGTTACAGGTGAACCTGTTACAAGGTATTTTGACGCTACGGCATATTTCGATAGGCAATTACCAGCATTTGCAGAAAATTTAGTATATGATGCTAGTTATGTGAAGTTACGTCAATTATCATTATCATACAATTTACCCAAAGAAGTAAGTGAAAAATTGGGTGTAGATAATATACAAACAAGTATTTTTGGAAATAATCTATGGCTTATTTATGCTGCCGATGAAATCGATCCTTCTGAGATTGAGAACGTAAGTGGTTCATCTTTAGGTAGATCTGGTGCAGGTTTTAGATGGGCAGAAGGAGCGCAATTTCCAAGCACTAGAACTTTCGGACTTAATCTTAGTGTAACGTTTTAA
- a CDS encoding SusD/RagB family nutrient-binding outer membrane lipoprotein, giving the protein MKIIKNSFIVVLIILLNSCSNVDFGDTNVDPNSPTKDLTNALLSDALFITGNVATALTPGYYVQHYADIQYTDGERYGTAEFGYSGFYTGVLNNLERIISLNTNEATKSQVAVFGSNSNQIAVAKLVKAYTYHTMTDRWGQIPFTEANKPLEFSEPSFDSQEVIYDGIFNLIDDALAQIDNGSGPTGDILLEGNMTRWKEFGNTLKVIMALRLSDVSTEMTALSGISDYARTKFNEGITGAISSVANNIEFAYTSDDSTDNPWEDRYNGNRAPDYAVSDVLVDFLQDSNRNDPRISKYADEVPNAPGTYVGMIYDLITPNVDRADISYITGNIANNSEAPGYVYTYAQIAFAKAEAVEKGWMTGSAKSFYYEGIKASMDQWGVSNNDYNKYITETAVVWNASNSMKLIAEQKWASLFMQPFEAWAEWRRLDHPVLTPHSSPLNGTVIPVRMGYASGINDSNKAELDKAISKQGLPKFDDLGTKVFWDVN; this is encoded by the coding sequence ATGAAAATAATTAAAAATAGTTTTATAGTAGTACTTATTATATTACTCAATTCATGTTCTAATGTTGATTTTGGTGATACAAATGTTGACCCAAACTCACCAACAAAAGATTTAACAAATGCATTGTTATCTGATGCCTTATTTATTACTGGAAATGTGGCTACAGCGTTAACACCAGGGTACTATGTGCAGCATTATGCAGATATTCAGTACACCGATGGTGAGCGTTATGGAACCGCAGAATTTGGTTATTCTGGTTTTTATACAGGAGTTTTAAATAACTTAGAACGCATCATTTCTTTAAATACAAATGAAGCAACAAAAAGTCAGGTAGCAGTTTTTGGATCTAATTCAAACCAAATTGCTGTAGCAAAATTAGTGAAAGCTTATACCTATCATACAATGACAGATAGGTGGGGGCAAATTCCGTTTACAGAAGCAAATAAACCATTAGAATTTTCTGAGCCTTCATTTGATAGTCAAGAAGTTATTTATGATGGTATTTTTAACTTAATTGACGATGCATTAGCTCAAATAGATAATGGTTCAGGACCAACAGGTGATATCTTACTTGAAGGAAATATGACTCGCTGGAAAGAATTTGGTAATACTTTAAAGGTTATTATGGCATTAAGACTTTCTGATGTTAGTACAGAAATGACTGCTCTTTCAGGAATTTCAGATTATGCAAGAACAAAATTCAATGAAGGAATCACTGGGGCTATTTCATCAGTAGCTAATAATATTGAATTTGCTTACACATCAGATGATAGTACAGACAACCCATGGGAAGATAGATATAACGGTAATAGAGCTCCAGATTATGCTGTAAGTGATGTTCTTGTAGATTTTTTACAGGATTCAAATAGAAATGATCCAAGAATTTCTAAATATGCTGATGAGGTGCCAAATGCACCCGGAACATATGTGGGAATGATTTATGACTTAATTACACCCAATGTAGATAGAGCAGATATATCATACATTACAGGCAATATTGCTAATAATAGTGAAGCTCCTGGATATGTATATACTTATGCACAAATTGCTTTTGCGAAGGCAGAAGCTGTAGAAAAAGGATGGATGACAGGAAGTGCTAAGTCTTTTTATTACGAAGGTATAAAAGCATCAATGGATCAGTGGGGTGTAAGCAACAATGACTACAATAAGTATATTACTGAGACTGCTGTAGTGTGGAATGCTTCAAATAGCATGAAGTTGATTGCAGAACAAAAGTGGGCATCATTATTTATGCAACCTTTTGAAGCATGGGCAGAATGGAGAAGATTAGATCACCCAGTTTTAACTCCACATTCATCTCCTTTAAATGGAACAGTTATTCCTGTAAGAATGGGGTATGCTAGTGGAATTAATGATTCTAATAAAGCAGAGTTAGATAAAGCAATATCTAAACAAGGTCTGCCTAAGTTTGATGATTTAGGAACAAAAGTATTTTGGGATGTAAATTAG
- a CDS encoding glycoside hydrolase family 2 TIM barrel-domain containing protein has translation MKLKLLYTLLFCLIFSCNKKRLEAVSAQKNHFNHQIFEENKLAPRATYFTFENSEINSKENSNRFLSLNGDWKFNWVKDPKKRPTTFQNTTFDDTDWKTIPVPANWEVEGYGHPIYLDERYPFTTKWPSAPTDYNPVGTYRKEITLNKEFLSEDVILHFAGAKSAMYVYVNGKYTGYSQGSKTPAEFNISKQLKEGKNLISLQLFRWSDASYLESQDMLRMSGIEREVYLYTRPKVYLSDYHAKTTLDTSYKNGIFNGIFSITNDTDKEVTKEITISLNDEFKEAKTVIVSANSTLDFKIDKNIENVKSWSAETPNLYNLYVSLGDNQFIYKKVGFKRVEIKDAQVLINGKPIYIKGVNRHETDPFTGHVVSKASMEKDIKLMKQHNINAVRSSHYPNDPYWLDLCDNYGLYVVDEANIESHPLAIDEKTQIGNEMSWLPAHLMRTKRMYYRDRNHASIYSWSLGNEAGKGTVFKTTYKWLKAQDNNRIVQYEPAGKDDYTDLYCPMYPKPEYLIKHGKSNSEKPSIMIEYAHAMGNSVGNLQDYWNIIEEYDNLQGGFIWDWVDQSLEYKDKNGKPYLAYGHDYHPDLPTDGNFLNNGLVDPYRKPHPHLSEVKKVYEPVQFNYLGNGVLEIENKNFFADLSNKTLLLKILIDGKENILVKNVALNIKPQSKVQMYFSEIPNTFIPENEVILEANLIQKTATNMIPKGHEVAWDQFILNKEITAAPTFTNKATALNIKSIENEINISNNSTFLKINSTSGEIISWVFEGKEITNHPIKPNFWRPPTDNDLGNGMDKWAKTWQDASYNYIAKLIKKPILNNKEVSYAVSYHLPKDEATIIVYFTIHNSGALTLDYSFNANQKELPNIPRLGMFLTLNKDFSDISWHGKGPEESYWDRKTGQKTGIYSGKVEEQFHAYPRPQETGNKTDVRWVQIASKDINLKATSQHLFNTSVWPFDIKELDFNSNDAGKSASGLIPVTKKHGADIKIGSTVQWNIDYKQMGVGGDTSWGRFVHKEYTIKANKNYKYSFTIEPTISH, from the coding sequence ATGAAATTAAAACTACTATACACCCTATTATTTTGCCTTATTTTTAGCTGTAATAAAAAACGTTTAGAAGCTGTATCAGCTCAAAAAAATCACTTTAATCATCAAATATTTGAAGAAAATAAGTTAGCCCCTAGAGCTACATATTTCACTTTTGAAAATTCGGAAATTAACTCAAAAGAAAATTCAAACCGTTTTTTAAGTTTGAATGGAGACTGGAAATTCAATTGGGTAAAAGATCCTAAAAAACGTCCTACAACTTTTCAAAACACAACATTTGATGATACTGACTGGAAAACAATTCCTGTTCCTGCAAATTGGGAAGTAGAAGGATATGGTCATCCTATTTATTTAGATGAACGTTACCCGTTTACAACAAAATGGCCAAGTGCGCCAACAGATTACAATCCTGTAGGAACTTATAGAAAAGAAATCACTTTAAATAAAGAATTCTTGTCTGAAGATGTTATCCTTCATTTCGCTGGAGCAAAATCTGCAATGTATGTTTATGTTAATGGCAAGTACACTGGCTATTCACAAGGAAGTAAAACGCCAGCAGAATTTAATATTTCAAAACAATTAAAAGAAGGGAAAAACTTAATCTCTTTACAATTATTTAGATGGTCTGACGCAAGTTATTTAGAAAGTCAAGACATGTTACGAATGAGCGGAATTGAACGTGAAGTTTACCTATATACTAGACCTAAAGTATATCTTTCAGATTATCATGCAAAAACAACGTTAGATACTTCTTATAAAAACGGAATTTTTAATGGTATTTTCTCAATTACAAATGATACCGATAAAGAAGTTACAAAAGAAATTACAATTTCTTTAAATGATGAATTTAAAGAAGCAAAAACGGTTATAGTTTCTGCAAATTCTACGCTAGACTTCAAAATTGATAAAAACATTGAGAATGTAAAATCTTGGTCTGCAGAAACACCTAACTTATATAATTTATATGTTTCTTTAGGTGATAATCAGTTTATATATAAAAAGGTAGGCTTTAAACGTGTAGAAATTAAAGATGCCCAAGTATTAATTAACGGAAAACCAATTTATATAAAAGGTGTAAACAGACACGAAACAGATCCTTTTACTGGTCATGTAGTTTCTAAGGCATCTATGGAAAAAGATATTAAATTGATGAAACAACATAACATTAATGCTGTTCGTTCCTCTCATTACCCCAATGATCCTTATTGGTTAGATTTATGCGATAACTATGGTTTGTATGTAGTAGATGAAGCGAATATAGAAAGTCATCCTTTGGCAATTGATGAGAAAACTCAAATAGGAAATGAAATGAGTTGGTTGCCTGCGCACTTAATGCGTACAAAAAGAATGTATTATAGAGATAGAAATCATGCTTCAATATATTCTTGGTCTTTAGGAAATGAGGCAGGTAAAGGCACTGTTTTTAAAACTACTTATAAGTGGTTGAAAGCACAAGATAACAACAGAATAGTACAATATGAACCTGCGGGAAAAGATGATTATACAGATTTGTATTGTCCAATGTACCCAAAACCTGAGTATTTAATCAAACATGGGAAATCAAATTCAGAGAAACCATCTATTATGATTGAGTATGCACACGCAATGGGAAATTCTGTTGGGAATTTACAAGATTATTGGAATATCATCGAAGAATACGACAATTTACAAGGTGGTTTTATTTGGGATTGGGTAGACCAAAGCTTAGAATATAAAGACAAAAATGGAAAACCATACTTAGCTTACGGACACGATTATCACCCAGATCTACCAACGGATGGTAACTTTTTAAACAATGGTTTGGTAGATCCGTATAGAAAACCTCACCCACATTTATCGGAAGTAAAAAAAGTCTATGAACCGGTTCAATTCAACTACTTAGGAAATGGAGTTCTAGAAATAGAAAATAAAAATTTCTTTGCAGACTTATCTAATAAAACATTACTATTAAAAATTTTAATAGATGGAAAGGAAAATATCTTGGTTAAAAATGTAGCCTTAAATATTAAACCACAATCAAAAGTACAAATGTATTTTTCTGAAATTCCAAATACATTTATTCCAGAAAATGAGGTTATTTTAGAAGCTAATCTTATTCAAAAAACAGCAACTAATATGATTCCTAAAGGGCATGAAGTTGCTTGGGATCAATTTATTCTTAATAAAGAAATTACTGCTGCTCCGACCTTTACAAACAAGGCAACTGCTTTAAATATAAAAAGCATTGAAAATGAAATTAATATTTCAAACAATTCAACTTTTTTAAAAATAAACTCAACCTCTGGAGAAATTATTTCTTGGGTCTTTGAAGGTAAAGAAATTACAAATCATCCAATTAAACCAAACTTTTGGCGTCCCCCGACAGATAATGATTTAGGAAACGGAATGGATAAATGGGCTAAAACTTGGCAAGATGCGAGTTACAATTACATCGCTAAGTTGATTAAAAAACCTATTCTAAACAACAAGGAAGTTTCATATGCTGTTTCCTATCATTTACCTAAAGATGAAGCAACCATAATTGTGTATTTCACAATACATAATTCTGGGGCTTTAACATTAGATTACTCTTTTAACGCCAATCAAAAAGAGCTACCAAATATTCCAAGATTAGGAATGTTTCTTACTCTTAATAAAGACTTCTCAGATATATCTTGGCATGGAAAAGGTCCAGAAGAAAGTTATTGGGACAGAAAAACTGGTCAGAAAACAGGCATTTATTCGGGTAAAGTTGAAGAGCAATTTCATGCTTATCCTCGTCCACAAGAAACAGGAAATAAAACAGATGTTCGTTGGGTGCAAATAGCATCAAAAGACATTAATTTAAAAGCTACAAGTCAGCATTTATTTAATACAAGTGTTTGGCCATTTGACATAAAAGAACTTGATTTTAATTCTAATGATGCTGGTAAATCTGCTTCTGGTTTGATTCCCGTAACCAAGAAACATGGCGCAGATATTAAAATTGGAAGTACAGTTCAATGGAATATCGATTATAAACAAATGGGCGTTGGAGGCGATACTTCATGGGGAAGATTCGTACATAAAGAATATACAATTAAGGCTAATAAGAACTACAAATACTCATTTACAATTGAACCAACTATAAGTCATTAA